Proteins encoded by one window of Salvia splendens isolate huo1 chromosome 5, SspV2, whole genome shotgun sequence:
- the LOC121803731 gene encoding uncharacterized membrane protein At1g16860-like has translation MPRMASRAVIYTGGHVRTSGELGRMYGVDISGGENPPKIPPRPPGAAAARSGPIHAPKFPNSGPAGKLSSSSSSSFSGPVTPIQPTGLITSDQQATPGSNRLDAAAASTPSSFKKANYSSAVTSLGGQVKLGFRTSLVAMWVSLAVAMIGLTVAQSMLLGFLRKFPDSELRNAVDGQFVKVTGVVTCGCSPLETSYQRVPRCVYVSSELHEYRGYGGEKANAKHSLFSWGCRNSETYVADFYISDTKSGERALVKTGYGAKISPFVKQTVVVNAKEDKEGVSPNFLQWLSSRGLSSDNRLMQLKEG, from the exons ATGCCTCGGATGGCGTCGCGCGCCGTCATCTACACCGGCGGCCACGTCAGGACATCTGGAGAGCTCGGGAGAATGTACGGCGTCGATATTTCCGGTGGAGAAAACCCGCCCAAAATCCCCCCTCGACCACCGGGCGCCGCCGCCGCGAGATCCGGCCCAATTCACGCCCCGAAATTCCCCAATTCAGGTCCCGCTGGCAAGctgtcgtcgtcgtcgtcgtcgtcctTTTCTGGCCCGGTGACGCCGATTCAGCCGACCGGGCTAATCACTTCCGATCAACAGGCCACGCCCGGCTCAAATAGGCTCGACGCCGCCGCTGCGTCGACACCTAGCTCATTTAAAAAGGCCAATTACAGCTCCGCAGTCACGAGCCTGGGGGGACAGGTCAAGTTAGGGTTTAGGACATCACTGGTGGCAATGTGGGTGTCTCTGGCCGTGGCGATGATTGGCCTGAcggtggcccaatca atgctcttagggttCTTGAGGAAATTTCCTGATTCGGAGCTGAGGAATGCAGTTGATGGCCAGTTCGTCAAGGTCACTGGG GTTGTTACTTGTGGCTGTTCACCGCTTGAAACTTCGTATCAGAGAGTGCCAAGATGTGTGTATGTTTCCTCTGAGTTACACGAATATAGAGGGTATGGTGGAGAAAAGGCAAATGCTAAACACAGTCTCTTCTCTTGGGGATGCAGGAACTCAGAG ACCTATGTGGCGGACTTCTATATATCGGACACTAAGTCTGGTGAAAGAGCTCTTGTGAAAACAGGTTATGGTGCTAAAATTTCTCCGTTTGTCAAACAAACTGTAGTTGTCAATGCCAAGGAAGATAAAGAAGGTGTATCACCAAACTTTCTGCAATGGCTTTCTAGCCGAGGATTGTCAAGTGATAACCGTTTAATGCAGCTTAAAGAAGGGTAA